The Lonchura striata isolate bLonStr1 chromosome 11, bLonStr1.mat, whole genome shotgun sequence DNA segment CTGCACAATAATGGTGCAAAATGCAAAAAGAGACtctttttattacaaaaaagCTTTTTAGTGCCCAGGCAGACATTTTCCAGAGTATTACCTTGAGTGGCTGAGTCACATCCTCCTCATTTCTGTGGTGCAGCAGGCACTGTGGCAGGATTCCTCTGGGATACTTTGCCTCGTGCCGGCTGTTCTGCATTTCTGTGGAAGTTTCTCCACCTGCTTTGTAAAGTTTCACAGCTCCATTGCTCCAAGTGGATTTCTGGGTGCCCCTGAGCAGACTGAGAGCTGCCACACTGACCCTGTTCTCCTGTGCCCAGATCCATGCTTTCATCAAGAGATCCGAGGCGGAGGAGGTGGATTTTGCGGGGTGGCTCTGCTCCACCATCGGCCTTAACCAGCCCAGCACCCCCACGCACGCCGCCGGCGTCTGAGCCCGGGGGCAGCTCCTGGACTGTACCTCTGGTGACAACCACGCTCTCCTGGTCCTCTTTCCTCAGCTTGTACCTGTTCAAACATGTATTTCACCTCTTAAGGAAGAATGTCTTGATAGCATGTGCCAAAACGGTTTTAAATCTCGTCCTAAACTAATTGGTATCGTACCGGGTTCCGTCGTTCACTGACCAAATGTAAGCTGTGTAAGTTCCAGTGCTTGCTGATTTTAGGTGATTATGGATATTCTTTCTTAATGAAAATATCACTGGGGCAGGGGGGGTTGGCCCCTGGCTTGTTTGAACTTTATCAAGCCTCTTTGTAAATCGTTGGTACTTCAATCATgctttccctgagctccccGGGCTCGGGATCGGGATGCTCCGAGCCTGTCTGTGAGCATGctttgctgctgcccagctgttCCCAAAAGTTAGGCTCCAATTTTGCTGTTGTCTAGAGATCTCTCTCTTTGCAGGTGAAGAAGGCAAGAGCTCTGCATTTCTCAAAATGCACAGGGCAATATTCTAATTGTAGACTTGTccatatttctatatttatttttcgAACATATCATCATCCTTGGATTTAGTGATGTATGTCTTtctaattgatttttaaaagttagtTCTTGGAAGTGTCCTATGGAATCAAGACAATGATCCAAgcactttgctttcttttaacCTAAAGAGTCATGACAACTGTGTTTAGTGTCTAAAAGTGTATGAAAATCCTTTATTGTTTTATTCTCTCAGATGTTTAGCAATGGGTTCtcttaataaatatattatcaAGTAACTTCctgaagctttttttaaaacttgacCAAGGCTTTTAATCTGGTCACTGCACTATAAATTTCATCTCTTTGAAAGGATGCTTTGGATGAGGAAATGCCTGAAATTCTTCCCCAGAAGGAATCCCCATCAGTAGGACATGAACTTccacatggccaaaggattggATATCAAAGGGCTGGCACGGCCTGGGCTAGCAGAGGCAGGAGATGACTCAGTGGCAATCCAGGCCTTcctccagcctgtcctggctgggatgAGACCTGAAGTGACAGCTGGGAGGGTGTAAATGGAACTCTGTCCTCAGCTTTACCTACACCCAGCAAACAGAGCCTTTTACTGTTTGCTGAAAGAAATACACAACAATGTTTGGGAGGTTTAACTCCCACTTTGGGTTGTCCCCCCAGACAGCAATAATTTGGCACTGGAAGCACAATTGTAaggacagcaggaaaagaaCTTTATTGCAACATGCACTAGAACTGGGCTGTTCAAATCCAAAAGCACTCGTTcacaaaagcagcaggaattctATCCATGAAAACTACTCTGGACCATGCTGGGcacaaataacatttttcaaaagTCAAAATTACCCTTTGGAGTTGAAATGTGCCAAGAAAGGCCAGGATGGCTCCTGAGCTCCTCCCAAACCAGCTCTTCACACACATCACTGCAAGGGTTTATCTGACCATTGCATTTCTGGCTCAGACTTTTGAGGTTTTGTTTACCTGTCAGGCTTGGGAAAGCTTTGTTAAACAATCCCTGCACTCCTGTTCTGAATTCCTTCATGAAGACATCCAAAACTGAAATAGTCTTTAGTACAGGATGAAGTCACATTTACACCTCAACAGTTTCCATTGGTACAAACCAAACGAGAGCCAAATTAATACTCATTAAACAGGAATTCACTGGAGGCTGAATGTCAGTTCTGACCAGCCCCAGGATTCCAAACACTTTTCCAAATGCAAGAATTGTGGAGATTTGACATCACTTTCCATTTATAACTAAATGCTTACACTCCTCATGCTCCTCCTTAAAAATCACATGAAAGAGGTGAACTTGCCTTGATTTATTATGAGGTTACaatgaggggaaaagaaaataacagcaaTTTAAGAGTATTAGCTTAGTACAAGCACCACGGATCATTTCTTAGTTGACAATTCGTGGACAAATAAAAGGCTCCTTGGGTGCTGCTCTGAAGGAGCAGAAGTAGAAAGTCCTTCTCTGGGACAGACTGACAGAACTGAAGAGCACCAGGGGGACAGAGAcctccctgctgggctcagAATTGGGCTGACACTGGGAGGACTCTGGGAGTAACCCCAGCTTTCCGTGGAACTGAGAACacagcagctggggacagctctggacACATCTTTTCTCATCTTAAATTGCCAGTTTAGGCAAATGAGGTTAGAATGTAATCACTGGGGCGGCAGCAGCCTCCAGGACCTGGATTTGTTTCTCACATCAGGAAGTGAGAACAGACAAGTTATTGCTTTTAGTGCACGTGTTAATTGGTCTGGTTGTTCAATTACTTCTCCCTTCCACATACAAAGATGTTGTAAGAGCTACATTAGGTTTGAAATGTGGAATGGATTATGCTACATATTTGTGCAGcagattttcattctttcaacATCTGAGTCAAGATGTGCCCAGCCTGTGAAGTTCACGTGTTGAGTGTCACTGCCCTCGACTCTGGTATGCCAAATAGTTCATACCCACACACAGCACAAAATGGAAATCACTTGGTGAGTTTCAgatgaatgaagaagaaattCCTGAGTCTGTAGTAAAAAccatctctgatttttttttctcaagaatcagattcctcttcctcctcctcctcctcctgctgtttATCATCCTGAAGACTGAGGTGTAACTCAGTTTGATTGATGACAGCCTCATTGTCCATCTGCCCAAGAGTCTGTCAGAGAAAAGGGCTGATTACCAATCCTAGCACAAACACCAAACATTTCTCAAATCACTGTCAGAGCTGTGCAATCACTGGTAATTAAAGGTCCCAGAGCTAGAACTGCTGACTGAGAGCCCATCACAGCAACAAGGCTCTGGTCTCCATGGAAAAGCTTCACCTGGGTCAGGCTGGCCAGGTATTGAGTGAAAAGCTGCAGCACCTGAGCCTCCACCCCAGGGTCACAAGCATTACACAAAATATTTAACACATGGTGAACTGATGCTACACCACACAGGTACCTCCCAGTCCCCCTGGAAACACCGTGCTGCTTCTGGGGATGGGAAAGGTGAAACCCTCTAAACagaccagcagcaaaacacattttacaGCCGAGCTGTGCAGTGATGAGAAGCATCAATGAGGTGCTGGGAGGAGCTGCAcaacccagccctgctggtgcTGCCAGCCAGCCGTGGGGCCCCCTCCGAGCCCAGGGCCCCCCTTACCTGCTGagtgtcctcggccagcgctGGCAGGGGCACCGGGACGTTCTCCTCGCCGGCCCTGATCATGGACTGCAGCGCCAGCTCCTCCACCTGCGGGGACCGCACTGAGCACACGGCACTGCCGgcctgcccggccctgccccacGCTTCCCGTTCACCACTGGGGCTTTTCACCTCTCAAAGCTCTGTTAAATCTGCGGTTCTGTTCTAAGTGCCTTTATTATCATATGCATGAGTAGTCCCAAGTAGTCTTCAGTCCCACTACCTCAAATTGTGCCTTCTCCATCCATCAGCAAACCATGCACTCACATTTACCTCCTAGAGGTGTATCCTACTCACTCACGTTTCATGTATCCTCACATTTATCTCTTAGAGGTGTCTCCTACTCACAATTACATTTATCTCTTCATGTATCCTGCATACACTCACATTTACCTCTCAGAGGTGTATCCTACTCATACTCACATTTCTCTTCATGTATCCTCACATTTATCTCTTAGAGGTGTCTCCTACTCACAATTACATTTATCTCTTCACGTCTCCTGCATACATGCACATCTACCTCTCAGAGATGTGTCCTATGCACACTCACATCTCTTAGTGTATCCTACATGCATCACACTCACATTTACCTCCTAGAGATCCAGTCTACATACCCTCACACTTACATTTATCTCTTAATGTACACATACACTCGCAATTACAGCTACTTTAATACAGATGCCCCCTACTCACCATTACATTTACTCTGAGATGCACCCCGCACAGTTACACTTACCTCTCAGAGCTCCGCAGATGGatcccccttccccagcaccccgcagctcctccctgctccctctccccagCGACGGCCGCAGGGCCCGGCCCGTGGCGGAGCGCGGCCGCGCTGGGCCGGGCTaagggccggccccgctcccgccccgcgccccgcgctgtccccgcgcACCCGCAGCCGGCGGAGCTGGTCGTGCAGCGCCGCCTTGACCCGCAGCAGCGTCTCCTCCTCCCGGcgcagctcctgcagccggCTCAACATCGTccccgccgggcagcgcccggcccgccccggcacGTCACGGACCGCCCCGGAACGTCACTCCGTCACTCCGTCACCGCCGCCGCTCACCGCACCCGGCTCCTCCCCCTGCTCGCCCGCACGCTTCCCTCCGAACGCCTGCTCGGACACGCACACGCCACACGGCTTTCTGTTCCAACAGCGTTTATTAGGGACAGaccccgggcacggcccccgCGGGGAGCCCGGGGCAGCTCGGCCGCGGTTACGCCTCGGCCTTGGCCTTTGCTGCGGGCTTGGCAGCCTTGGCTGTCTTGGCCTTCTTGGCAGGAGGCTCTGCCTTGGGTGCAGCTGGGGCCTGGGCTGCCAGCTTGGCCTGGGCCTtggctttcttctcttccttgaGCTTGTGCTAgaacagagagagagatgaTCAGAGACATGACCAGATGATCGACCTGAACCCCgagtcccagccccagcagccccactCACATTTCGTGCGTGCCGC contains these protein-coding regions:
- the SNAPC5 gene encoding snRNA-activating protein complex subunit 5 — translated: MLSRLQELRREEETLLRVKAALHDQLRRLRVEELALQSMIRAGEENVPVPLPALAEDTQQTLGQMDNEAVINQTELHLSLQDDKQQEEEEEEEESDS